The Arachis hypogaea cultivar Tifrunner chromosome 14, arahy.Tifrunner.gnm2.J5K5, whole genome shotgun sequence DNA window GGACCTATGCTTTGTGGGAGGAACATGGGATGATGCATATAATGCATACGATCCAGGGGCTGACTCAGACAGGGCAAACTCATGGCATTCTGAAGAAATGAAGACTCTCCCGAATTCATAGGATGAGGGGACAGATGAGGAGTCCGAAGATGTTTGTCCTGTGTTTAGAGAAGGTATAAGGTTTGGAGAACTGTAACTGGAAGTTGGCATGAAATTCAACACAAAATGGGACTTTAAGGAGGCTGTTAGGGAGTTCACAATCCAAGAGGGCAGACGGATTAGGTTTAGGAAGAATGACAATGTGAGGATGAGGGCTACTTGTAAAGTGAAAGGATGTCCATGGGTTGTGTATGCATCAAGGGATCATGAAGATACTTGTTGGCAAATAAAGACCTTCGTTAATGATCATACATGCCCAAGGGAGGATAAGAACAGGGCAGCTAACAGAAATTGGGTGGCGAGCAAACTAGTAAAGAAGGTTAGGAAGTGCCCAAATTTCAAGCATTGTGATGCTGCCACTTACTTCAAGTCAAGGTTTTGACTTGTCCTTAAACAAGAACTCAATATCAAGGGCCCTCTTTGATGCAAGAAATGTGGTGTTCGGGGATAAAAAGGAACAATACAAAATGCTGAGGGATTATGGTCTTACACTTCTTAAGACTAATCCTGGATCAACAGTTGAAATTTGTTGCACTCCCCAACCAGAATCTGATCCAGTGTTTGAAAAAATGTATGTGTGCTTGAATGGATGCAAGAATGGTTTCAAAGCCGGATGCCAACCGTTGATTGGACTGGACGGTGCTTTCCTAAAAACTCAATTTGGTGGGCAAATTCTGTCGGCAGTGAGGGCAGGATGCTAATCACCATATCTACATCATAGCGTGGGCAATTGTTGGCGTAGAAAACAAGGAGAATTGGAAGTGGTTTCTTGAGTTGCTACACCAAGACCTTGGAGACTATAGGCAACATGGGTGGTGCTTTATATCTGACATGCAGaaggtatttttttattcatgagTATGTAAGAATAAGGTGCATTGATATCCATGAGTAGAGCTGAAAATTGTGTGCATTGTTATCTCCTCCATGTGTTGAACATCTATGCTGTTTATTCATCAGGGAATTGTATGCATTGTTATTCATGTCTATGCTGAATTTTAATACTTAGGATAAGGAACGATAGATATGATGGACCTATATAAGTATCATTTATCAAAATCAGGGACTATTATGTGTAAATTATCAAAAGTCAGGGACTATTATGGTGAGCGTGAATGAGAGTTAGGGACTATTATGCTGATATGGTATATGGTTTTGTACCCAGGGTTTGTTGTCGGCAATGGAAGAGGTGATGGCACGGGTTCATTACCACTTTTGTGTTTGGCACTTGTGGAGGAATTTTAACAAACAATGGAAGGATTTACAACTAAGATTCTTGCTGTGGGAGTGTGCACGAGTCACCACATATCAAGAGTTTAGAGACAATATGGACAAGATCAAGCGCATCAACGAGGATGCATGGGCATATCTATCGCAGTGGGGAGGAGAACATTGGACCAGGAGTCAATTTAGTCACAGGCCTAAATTGGATAGCATATGTAATAATACGTGTGAGGTATTCAACTCAAAAATTAAAGAGGCTAGGGCCAAGCCAATCATTACTTTACTTGAAGGTGTGAGAATGTTTGTCATGAGAACAATAGCGAAGAACAAGGTTAAATTAGCTAATCATGTGGGTAAGTTGCCGCCGATAATTCACAGTCGTTTGGAGAAAGTGAGAAAAGAGTCAAAACATTGGCACCCAATATGGACAAGTGATACTGGTTATGAGAAATTTGAGGTACATGGTTACCCAGCCAACCATGTTGTTGATCTAGGAAAGCACCTTTGCACATGTCAATTTTGGATGTTGACAGGTTGATTTTATTATGTGGAAAGTAACATTTATTCATACATTACTACCATACAGTAAGTACTAACTTGATTCATTGCTGTTTTGGATGTAGGAATACCCTGTGTACATACCTGTGCTGCACTAGCTAGGGTGAACAAAAATCCAGAGAATTTTTGCCACAAACTAGTTACTATGGAATCCTATAGGGAGACATATCAGCATCATATCAATCCCATTCCTGGGCAGAAATTCTGGGAGGTTTCAGAATCTCTTAAGCCCCAACCACCAAAGATTAAGAGGGGGCCAGGTAAGTTACAACAAAAAAGGAGGATGGACACAGACGAAGCTAAAGGTGGCCATAAGAAATCCAAACCCACTTCCACCAAAGACAACACAAACCTAAAGAGGCAGCTTGCACCATTCACATGCAGCTACTGTGGGGAGAAGGGTCACACAAAGAGGGGTTGTAAAGAGAAGAAATTAGCAGATGCTGCTGCTGTTGCTGCTGCAAAAGCAGAAGCTGCTGCTAAGAATACAGGTGGAGCTGAAGCTAATGTTGTTAAACATGGACCGAATGCTGCTGATGACACCAATGTTGGTAAAGATGCTCCAGCTGGCTCTACAAACACTAATGT harbors:
- the LOC112743149 gene encoding uncharacterized protein; translated protein: MDKIKRINEDAWAYLSQWGGEHWTRSQFSHRPKLDSICNNTCEVFNSKIKEARAKPIITLLEGVRMFVMRTIAKNKVKLANHVGKLPPIIHSRLEKVRKESKHWHPIWTSDTGYEKFEVHGYPANHVVDLGKHLCTCQFWMLTGIPCVHTCAALARVNKNPENFCHKLVTMESYRETYQHHINPIPGQKFWEVSESLKPQPPKIKRGPGKLQQKRRMDTDEAKGGHKKSKPTSTKDNTNLKRQLAPFTCSYCGEKGHTKRGCKEKKLADAAAVAAAKAEAAAKNTGGAEANVVKHGPNAADDTNVGKDAPAGSTNTNV